In the Scomber japonicus isolate fScoJap1 chromosome 18, fScoJap1.pri, whole genome shotgun sequence genome, one interval contains:
- the LOC128378976 gene encoding uncharacterized protein LOC128378976: MSLLTIVEKAIKSCKDEQGKLNDSIQFYREILHTLTPQPQTPHEESEIADNAATDTDTSPGEREDIELLERALEKALWVRTGIGPLKKDADRSKQSVPGKKPATTVTTSKAAVKGNQTTTRSTFKSASLDRKEHRRPGTSVFSTVGSRPSVSYSPGKCKTTVNTNLIQSRSASSSGVVHRQAARKSQQTVLASGSLDHGHLHISTLHSKNKTVRGNVLSGEVLGRMPPSYNMVPVSPTNDTGAHRLHQQNGMSYEQAMKWKSLRIKQNRLWDKVVAVQRKPVPGRSHFVERMSAMFPKDWPCGSPDQTRALVDRLTHLGHDLTQHYQTKELLDKQTTGGGTELGSKENKCDSYLTPERLQMTTAELQNFTDLMKEEWEAWDRWRPEGGCLCPNGANGEWGDGIIAPLPPTVTYTAEAELRELEKLRFRVALLQQEIYLEQALSDTLSPQLSSVVPGCPDYSVLRALYSLLGEGGQRFPAIVLDSEPE; encoded by the exons ATGTCACTGCTGACCATTGTCGAGAAAGCTATCAAGTCATGCAAAGATGAACAAGGCAAGCTAAATGACAGCATTCAATTCTACAGAGAAATATTACACACCCT AACACCGCAACCCCAGACACCCCATGAGGAGTCAGAAATAGCCGATAATGCTGCTACAG ACACAGATACCTCACCAGGGGAGAGAGAAGATATAGAATTGCTTGAGCGAGCACTGGAGAAAGCCCTCTGGGTTCGCACTGGCATAGGGCCTTTGAAAAAAGACGCTGACAGAAGTAAACAGTCTGTACCTGGGAAGAAGCCAGCCACTACAGTTACCACATCCAAAGCAGCAGTGAAAGGAAATCAGACAACCaccagatcaacttttaaatctgCCAGTCTGGACAGGAAAGAGCATAGAAGGCCTGGAACGTCTGTATTCTCCACGGTGGGCTCAAGACCTTCAGTTAGCTACAGTCCTGGAAAGTGCAAAACCACAGTTAATACAAACTTAATCCAGAGCCGTTCTGCCTCATCGTCAGGGGTTGTTCATCGCCAGGCAGCAAGGAAATCGCAGCAGACTGTCTTGGCATCTGGCAGTCTTGATCATGGTCATTTACACATCTCAACCCTTCACTCTAAAAACAAGACTGTTAGAGGTAACGTGCTGAGTGGTGAGGTCTTGGGCCGCATGCCCCCTTCATATAACATGGTGCCTGTTTCACCCACAAATGACACAGGAGCTCACAGATTACATCAACAGAATGG GATGTCTTATGAGCAGGCAATGAAATGGAAGTCTCTGAGGATCAAGCAAAACAG GTTGTGGGACAAAGTAGTAGCTGTGCAAAGGAAACCTGTGCCTGGGAGGAGTCACTTTGTGGAGAGAATGAGTGCTATG TTCCCAAAGGACTGGCCATGTGGTAGCCCAGATCAGACCAGAGCTCTGGTGGACAGGCTGACTCACCTGGGACATGACCTTACTCAACACTACCAGACAAAGGAGCTACTGGACAAACAGACCACAGGAGGAGGCACAGAGCTGGGTA gtaaagaaaacaaatgtgatTCCTATCTGACACCTGAAAGGTTGCAGATGACGACAGCAGAGCTCCAGAACTTTACAGATctaatgaaggaag AGTGGGAAGCATGGGATCGATGGAGGCCAGAGGGAGGTTGTCTTTGCCCCAATGGGGCAAATGGCGAGTGGGGAGATGGGATAATTGCACCCCTGCCCCCAACTGTAACCTACACAGCAGAGGCAGAGCTCAGAGAGCTGGAGAAGCTGAGGTTTAGGGTGGCACTGCTGCAACAGGAGATTTACCTTGAACAG GCTCTATCGGACACTCTGTCCCCTCAGCTCTCATCTGTTGTACCTGGATGTCCCGACTACAGTGTACTGAGAGCCCTGTACTCCCTGTTGGGTGAAGGAGGACAGCGTTTCCCTGCAATAGTCCTGGACTCCGAACCTGAATAA
- the LOC128379452 gene encoding transmembrane protein 100, whose amino-acid sequence MGCTTGHLACQPQPQTSGQEGQSLEAGGAKVPDVLSSLERLSQATGGMEKSWYRCIFPFGIISLVIGVAGTGVTYTYNDLPQTKVVSVVLLVMGVLLLLMATACWTVHKKKRRKKKEGGSFTSEQCPL is encoded by the coding sequence ATGGGCTGTACCACAGGCCACCTGGCTTGCCAACCACAGCCCCAGACCTCGGGGCAGGAGGGTCAGTCCCTGGAAGCTGGTGGTGCCAAAGTCCCAGACGTGCTCTCCTCCTTGGAGCGTCTGTCCCAGGCCACTGGAGGCATGGAGAAGTCCTGGTACCGCTGCATCTTTCCCTTTGGAATCATCTCGTTGGTGATTGGTGTAGCAGGTACAGGAGTGACCTACACCTATAATGACCTGCCTCAAACCAAAGTGGTGTCAGTGGTTCTACTTGTCATGGGGGTTTTACTGTTGCTGATGGCCACTGCATGTTGGACTGTgcacaagaagaagagaaggaaaaagaaagagggaggctCATTCACCTCCGAGCAGTGTCCCCTGTGA